A genome region from Microbacterium profundi includes the following:
- a CDS encoding response regulator codes for MKLLIADDDPQMVRALRITLAAHGYEVVAAADGAAAIAAAAQTHPDIILLDLGMPRLNGIEVIHAIRGWTTVPIIVVSGRTGSAEKVDALDAGADDFVTKPFQIDELLARLRALSRRATPATGESTVRFGDVVIDLAAKSVNRGGSRVHLTPTEWRMLEHLARNPGALVTRQDLLKGIWGSEQVSDSGYLRLYMSQLRKKLEASPAEPAYLLTESGMGYRLVL; via the coding sequence GTGAAGCTGCTCATCGCCGACGACGACCCGCAGATGGTGCGCGCCCTGCGCATCACTCTCGCCGCGCACGGATATGAGGTTGTGGCGGCCGCGGACGGTGCGGCTGCGATCGCCGCAGCGGCGCAGACGCACCCCGACATCATTCTGCTTGACCTCGGGATGCCGCGACTCAACGGAATCGAAGTGATCCACGCCATCCGCGGCTGGACGACGGTGCCCATCATCGTGGTCTCCGGCCGCACCGGATCGGCCGAGAAGGTCGACGCGCTGGATGCCGGCGCGGACGACTTCGTCACCAAGCCGTTCCAGATCGACGAACTGCTCGCGCGGCTGCGGGCACTGTCACGTCGGGCGACGCCCGCGACGGGAGAGTCGACCGTGCGCTTCGGCGACGTCGTGATCGATCTCGCCGCGAAGTCGGTGAACCGTGGCGGATCCAGAGTGCACCTGACACCGACTGAATGGCGGATGCTGGAGCATCTCGCCCGCAATCCTGGCGCGCTCGTCACGCGCCAGGATCTGCTGAAGGGGATCTGGGGAAGCGAACAGGTGTCTGATTCCGGCTACCTGCGGCTGTACATGTCGCAGCTGCGCAAGAAGCTCGAGGCGTCGCCCGCCGAGCCGGCGTATCTGCTGACAGAGTCGGGAATGGGCTACCGGCTGGTGCTCTGA
- the putP gene encoding sodium/proline symporter PutP, with protein MSDQIFIFIALGLYFAAMLVIGYLAFRRTTDHEDYMLGGRDLPPWVAALSAGASDMSGWLVMGLPGAIYLSGLIEAWIAVGLTIGAYLNWLLVAPRLRAYTQVSRNSITIPSFFENRLRDSSRLLRILAGVVILVFFTLYISSGMVAGGFFFESSFNSDYLLGMVLVGGVTLLYTLFGGFLGASFTDVVQGVMMLIALIVVPVAAIIAVGGFGEVATYVDDLAPNHISLIGGTALTGGTILAIVGSLAWGLGYFGQPHIIVRFMALRNPGEAKTARRIGMSWMIISLVGAVFSGFVGIAYMAHQGIDLANPETVVLVMAQTLLHPFIAGLVLAAVLAAIMSTISSQLIVASSALVEDLFKVAKKEPSPKLLMILGRGTVLCVAIIAMLLALIPNDTILGLVSFAWAGFGAAFGPLILLSLFWRKLTNWGALAGMFVGAAGVFIWKAVWPEMYELLPSFICATIVAVVVSLLTHKDGERQNEILQEFTETGTLLTVNGVGRGARTDRMTP; from the coding sequence ATGTCCGACCAGATATTCATCTTCATCGCGCTGGGCCTCTACTTCGCGGCCATGCTCGTCATCGGCTACCTGGCGTTCCGCCGGACGACCGACCACGAGGACTACATGCTCGGAGGGAGGGACCTGCCACCGTGGGTCGCGGCGCTGAGTGCCGGAGCATCCGACATGTCCGGCTGGCTGGTGATGGGCCTTCCCGGAGCGATCTATCTCTCCGGACTGATCGAGGCATGGATCGCGGTCGGCCTCACGATCGGCGCGTACCTGAACTGGCTGCTCGTCGCCCCGCGGCTTCGCGCATACACACAGGTGTCGCGCAACTCGATCACTATTCCGAGCTTCTTCGAGAACCGGCTGCGCGACTCGTCCCGTCTGCTGCGGATCCTCGCCGGCGTCGTGATCCTGGTGTTCTTCACCCTGTACATCTCGTCGGGTATGGTCGCCGGTGGCTTCTTCTTCGAGAGCTCGTTCAACTCCGATTACCTGCTGGGCATGGTGCTGGTCGGCGGCGTCACGCTCCTTTACACACTGTTCGGCGGCTTCCTCGGCGCCTCATTCACCGACGTCGTGCAGGGGGTCATGATGCTGATCGCCCTGATCGTCGTTCCGGTTGCAGCGATCATCGCCGTCGGCGGTTTCGGCGAGGTGGCCACCTACGTCGACGACCTTGCTCCGAACCACATCTCGCTCATCGGCGGAACGGCACTGACCGGCGGAACGATCCTGGCAATCGTCGGGTCGCTCGCCTGGGGCTTGGGCTACTTCGGCCAGCCGCACATCATCGTGCGGTTCATGGCGCTGCGCAACCCCGGCGAGGCAAAGACCGCCCGCCGTATCGGCATGAGCTGGATGATCATCTCGCTTGTCGGCGCCGTGTTCTCCGGATTCGTCGGCATCGCCTACATGGCGCACCAGGGCATCGATCTCGCGAACCCTGAGACGGTGGTGCTGGTGATGGCGCAGACGCTGCTGCATCCGTTCATCGCCGGTCTCGTGCTGGCCGCGGTTCTTGCCGCGATCATGAGCACGATCTCCAGCCAGCTGATCGTCGCCTCCTCCGCGCTCGTGGAAGACCTGTTCAAGGTCGCCAAGAAGGAGCCATCGCCCAAGCTGCTGATGATTCTCGGGCGAGGGACCGTACTCTGCGTCGCCATCATCGCCATGCTGCTGGCGCTCATACCCAACGACACGATCCTCGGGCTGGTCTCGTTCGCATGGGCAGGCTTCGGTGCGGCGTTCGGCCCGCTGATCCTGCTGAGCCTGTTCTGGCGCAAGCTCACCAATTGGGGTGCCTTGGCCGGAATGTTCGTCGGCGCCGCCGGTGTCTTCATCTGGAAAGCGGTGTGGCCGGAGATGTACGAACTGCTGCCCAGCTTCATCTGCGCGACGATCGTCGCCGTAGTCGTGAGCCTGCTCACCCACAAGGACGGCGAGCGTCAGAACGAGATCCTGCAGGAGTTCACCGAGACGGGCACGCTATTGACGGTGAACGGCGTCGGACGAGGCGCGCGCACCGACCGGATGACGCCCTAA